In Pantoea agglomerans, the genomic stretch CCTGCGCGGCAGAGGCCCGCTGTCGCTGGTTTATCGCTGCGACGCCGGCGACCGCGCCGCGGCGTCGCGGCTGGAGTACCAGGTCAAGCAGCTCAGCCGCCAGCAGAAGCTGCGGCTGGTGGCACAACAGCCGGACTGCCTTGCCAGCTGGCTTACGCAAGCCGGTTAAACGGCTCGGCGAAATCGATCTCACCTTCTGCGCCGACAAAGGCATCGTCCGCCAGGCGATAGATCTGAAATGCCGCTTCGCTGCCCTGCCAGCGGCAGCGCAGCCCGTGGCGCGCAGCTGGCTCAAAGCCGAAGCGATTATAGTAGGCCGGATCGCCCACCACCACGACCGCGCTGTAGCCGAACTCATTCAGCGTATCCAGCCCGGCGTAGATCAGCTGCTCGCCGATTTTCTGGCCGCGCACGCTTTCATCGACCGCCAGCGGTGCCAGGCCGACCCAGTTACGGTCTTCGCCCTGTAACGTCACCGGGCTGAACGCGGCGTAGCCCAGCACCTGGCCTTCGTCGTCCGTCGCGACCACGCCCAGCGTCAGCAGCCCGTCTTCCCGCAGCTGCTGCACCAGTTCGGCTTCCGCTTCGGTGCTGAAGCTGCGTCTTAACAAACTGTCGATGCTTGCCGCATCCACCCCAATTTCTGTGCGAATTAACATACAGTCTCCACGCGCGCCTGTGCGGCCTTCGCGTCCTGTTTCATTCCCGCTTCGACAAACGCAGCCAGCTGCTGCAGTCCCGTGCGCAACGCCGTGGGCATAGACTCAAGTTCCAGAGCATCCATCAGGTTTTTCACCTCCAGTCCCAGCTCTGTGTCGCCTTCGATCAGCAGACGACGCTGGAAAAACAGCATATCCGGATCCGCCTTACGGGCGGCGACCAGCAGCAGATCGTTTGCATTGCCGCGGAACCAGACGTCCGCTTCGGCATCCTGTACGACCCTGAGCTGGCCCTCTTCAATGGTAGTAATCCAGCGTAAACCCACATCTGCGATCTCAATACCCAGATGACGCGCCTGCAGAAAGTCTAACT encodes the following:
- a CDS encoding GIY-YIG nuclease family protein, which codes for MNEGWQLYIVQTAAGALYTGITTDVARRVEQHAAGRGARALRGRGPLSLVYRCDAGDRAAASRLEYQVKQLSRQQKLRLVAQQPDCLASWLTQAG
- a CDS encoding GNAT family N-acetyltransferase → MLIRTEIGVDAASIDSLLRRSFSTEAEAELVQQLREDGLLTLGVVATDDEGQVLGYAAFSPVTLQGEDRNWVGLAPLAVDESVRGQKIGEQLIYAGLDTLNEFGYSAVVVVGDPAYYNRFGFEPAARHGLRCRWQGSEAAFQIYRLADDAFVGAEGEIDFAEPFNRLA
- a CDS encoding SCP2 domain-containing protein, producing MFQQLRAELVKKGPKFLALPVSLTPFPLKKAFLQQLLNWQFRHALAEGELDFLQARHLGIEIADVGLRWITTIEEGQLRVVQDAEADVWFRGNANDLLLVAARKADPDMLFFQRRLLIEGDTELGLEVKNLMDALELESMPTALRTGLQQLAAFVEAGMKQDAKAAQARVETVC